From the Cydia amplana chromosome 8, ilCydAmpl1.1, whole genome shotgun sequence genome, the window AAGGTGCGCCCGCAGGACGAGCGAGCACAAAGGTTGTTCAACGATACTGTAAAGCAAGTGAGTACACCAGAAGGCCCAAGATACGAAGTAGGGCAACTATGGCGTGATGATGACCCTAGACTACCGCCTAGCTACAACATGGCTCTAACGAGACTGCGCGGAATAGAACGGAAGATGGATAGGGACCCGAGCTTCGCCGCGAAATACACCGCCCAAGTGGATAATTTACTGAACAAGGGGTACGCCGAGAGAGTAAGTGAACCAGGCCCAGATCCAGGGTCATACTATCTCCCTCACTTTTCTGTCACTAATCCGAACAAACCAAAGAAGATCCGTCTGGTCTTTGATGCCGCAGCATTAAATCAAGGACAGAGCCTGAACGACTTCATTCTTGAAGGACCGGATATGTTACAATCACTTATCGGCATAATGTTACGCTTCAGGGAAGGTGCATTCGCTGTGACTGCAGATGTAGAAGAGATGTTCCTGAGAGTCCAGATCCGTGAAGAAGACAGAAACTCGCAGATGTTCCTGTGGCGAGCGGCGCGCCGAAGCGGCGCCCCTGATGTGTACAGAATGAAGTCAATGGTGTTTGGAATCGCGAGCTCACCATTCCTCGCACATTCGGTAAGAAATTACAATGCTTACGCTCAGGAGAACCGCTACCCGAGGGCCCTAGAAGACATAGTAAGGAACCACTATATGGACGATTACGTTTCTAGTTATGAAAACGAAGCAGATGCTATTGCGTGCGCCGAAGAGGTCTCCGCTTGCCACCAGCAGGCTGGATTTCATCTCCGTGGGTGGTCTAGTAACTCGACACTTCTCATAGAACGGATCCCAGAGGAGCTACGAGCcgacacacacacacccacGCCGATCGGCGATAAGGAACAGAAGGTATTGGGTCTAACCTGGGATGCAAGAACGGACCATCTCGGCTTCAACACGACCATGATCAGAGTCCCAAGCGAGGTGAAGGAGCTTAAAAGGGCTCCAACGAAAAGAGAGACTCTAAGCGCAATAATGAGTATTTATGATCCGTTGGGAATAATCTCGTATTTCTCAATTACAGTAAAGATCCAGCTACAGCGACTCTGGAGCCTGGGTTTGGATTGGAACGCTCCGCTGCCACCAGACGAGTGCGAGGAGTTCCAGACATGGCTGCGAGCGCTGGAACACGTCGGTGGACTGCGCATCCCCCGCCACTACGGACCTATGGAAATGGTGAGACGAACCCTCCATATTTTTGTTGACGCGTCCTCACAAGCATACGCAGCGGTCGCTTATTGGCGTATCGAAAGACGAGGGGAGGTCTACGTCACCCTGATCGCGGCAAAGGCTAAAGTGGGGCCAACACGATCCATTTCGATACCACGAGCGGAGCTACAGTCGGCCTTGATCGGAGCTCGACTGAAGAAGACTATTCTAGAACAACACAGGTACGAGGTAGCGGAAGTCGTCATGTGGTCTGACAGCCGAACGACACTCCACTGGGTAAGAGAAAACGCTCGCCGCTACAGCGCCTATGTCTCGCACCGCCTGGGCGAGATCGCCGAACTCACGGAACCAGAACAGTGGCGTTGGGTGCCGACACGCCAGAACGTCGCAGATGACGCCACTCGAGCGGACAGTACACGTGAGTTTGACATAACACACAGATGGTTCCAAGGACCCGCCTTCTTACGGCTACCAGCAACAGAATGGCCACAAGAACCATCTTACCAGCCAGAACCAGAGCTAGAAGTACTGGAGGTCAAACAATGCCTTGCGAGCCGCGAGGCTGCCTCGCCACCGCTGCCAGATGTGAGCCGATTTTCAAGTTACGACCGTTTACTGGGAGCCACTGCACGAATGTTGCAATTTATTGACaatctaaaatctaaaactaaGATGAACTTACAAACCAAACATATACTGGCCGCTGAACGTTTACTATTGCAGAGAGCGCAGAACGAGGACTTCGCCGACGAGCTCCGGAGCCTCCGCCGCGGCGAGCCTCTGACTAAAGGCAGCGCGCTCTTCGAGCTGGACCCCGAGCTCGCAGCCGACAACGTGCTCCGCATGCGGGGGCGCATCGATGCCGCGCCCGTGCCTATCAACAAGAGGCCGGCCATTCTACACGGACGTAACCGGTTGGCCAGACTTATTATATTTAGAATGCATAGAAGAGCGGCGCACGCTAACAATGAACGCGTTGTAAACGATGTTAGACAAGAATATTGGATATTGCGCCTAAGACCGACTGTGCGTGCGATCGCTAGCGCTTGTCAACTCTGTCGAATTAGAAGAGCGAATCCACGCGCCCCGCCTATGGGAGATTTGCCGCTGTCGCGCATAGAGCCATTTTGTAGACCCTTTACGAACACTGGTGTAGATCTATTCGGTCACATTACAGTTACCATCGGGAGGCGACACGAGAAGCGCTGGGTGGCGCTCTACACCTGCCTGACGACCCGGGCGGTGCACCTGGAGCTGGTGCACTCCCTCAGCACTGACTCCGCCATCATGTCACTTCGTCGCATGGCCGCGCGACGAGGCTGGCCCCACACGATGTGGAGCGACAACGGAACCAACTTCCGTGGCGCTACGGCGGAGCTACGGGCTGCCTATGAAGAATGGCTGCCCGCACTGCAGCAGTACGGCCTGCAGTATCGCATGGACTGGCGGTTCATTCCCCCCGGTGCCCCAAACCAAGGCGGCGCCTGGGAGCGGATGGTCCGCTCTGTGAAGACTGCTCTCATGGCCACGCTACACTCGCGAGCGCCCAAGGAAGAGGTGCTTGCGACTTTACTGGCCGAGGCCGAGGCGTGCGTCAACGCTCGGCCTCTCACACATGTCTCGGTTGATCCACGCGATCCCGAGGCGCTGACACCGAACCATTTCCTGCTCAACGGCCCCACGGGGACCCCTCTCACTGGTCCCTGTGGCGAGGTCAACCGACGGGCCTGGAAAGTCAGCCAGGCACTCGCTGACTCCTTCTGGCGTCGCTGGGTGCGCGAGATCCTACCCACCCTCGCCCCGCGACGATCCTCAGCGACGGGCGAGCGGCCACTAGCGGTCGGCGACCTAGTCATCGTCGTCGACCCCTCACTGCCACGCAACGTATGGCCACGCGGCGTGGTCGAACGAGTCTACCCGGGACCAGACGGCGGCGTTCGCAGCGCGGAGGTGCGGACCAAGGGCGGCGTCTTCCGAAGACCCACTACCAGGCTGGCTGTCTTGCCGGTCGATCCAGAGTCGACATAGCAAGTCGACGAGGGGAGTGTGGGCGACAGCCGACCCGCTGACCACGaccgtacctattattattacatagatGACCCTAAGATATAAATTCAATTCCTTACTTAAGTTGTAATAGCTAAAAATAAAGATCTTGATCAACGTAGGTAGCCTAAGACCTAGGTAGACCATGTATTATGCCTAAGTTGTAATTAGTTAAGACCTAACTGAAccgttagttttaaaataagtactAGAACCTTGTCTCTATCccagttataataataatgagcCCGATTATGCCTGCATTCCATTTATATTTACGTGGTCGCCGATACCACGGCGAAAGCCAGCTTTTTCGCCCTCTAATTGGTCACCAGTAGAGCGAGAGAGTGTGTGAGCTAGACAggtataaaaatggtaattttctcTAATTATTTTGGAGAAACACTTTGATACTCATTCCTACTTCAGGCTTAGAACTATAGCTAGAAGTACGTATGATTATCATTGTAGAAAAAGGTAACGGTGTTGATCTAGGTAAAATCTAGACTCTCACTTCTCTCCTCGAACCGTAGGGCGAGAAAGCGTGCCTAGCATTTGTCATTCTTGGCAGATTTTGGCTCATTAATCTGAACCTTGTAGCTAGACCGTAATCATGCACTTGTTTAAACTATTGCCAGTCTATAGAGCGTAAGTAGACGCATCTAATAACATATAATAGTATAGCTGAACGATTTAGCTCGAAGTAGGAAACCTAGATTCTTACCAAATTGAAAGAGAAAATTCAAGCAAATAAGTCTGAACTTGTGCATTTTTACCGAAATCGCATAAGCCAATCACAGTCGCTAGATCGGACGCGTCCCTTGGTTTGTATGTGTGTGTAAACTATCCTGGTCTCTGTAAGTTACCATGGAGAGAGCCGCGAACTTGCGATTGTCATTGGCTAAAAGTCTACACTCGCAAACGTATAAATACGAGCGGGCCTGTAAAAATGGAGTTAGTTGTGACCAGGACCCAAACCGTGCAGTTTAGTTATTATTCAGGACCCGAACGATTAAAATGCGAATCTAAGTGACCCGATCCTAGGCTAGAACCCAAGCTTAGACCTAAGTTAGTGTTGTCGTGAACCTAAGTTACAGTGATCCTTGTAATTTCCATAAGAACCATTATTATAACAGATACAATCAGATCCCTTTTGATTTTGAACCCTTGAACCTTGAGCTATCGTAGATGTCTCTGTAGGCGACCGTCTCctacactaagatttttttattttcctcatagttgatgtgaaaagcagttatgtgtcacacggtatcaaaattatttcatcTTGGACGTTAACACTtcaatccctcattacgctcaggatttaatgtacgcccttgacggaaatatatcattttgatcccttgtaacataaactactatttttgtcAAACAGGCATGAGCCACAGGAAACTTTTTCATTAAACTGTGTTTTTATTTCGACAAAACGGGGCTGGAGTATAAATCTCGCTGAGTCAGCAGTAGTGATGGGGCTTTCGAGGGAATATTCACGATATAAAGGAATATATTAAGTATGTAGAGTTctgaaaatggttaaaaagtaaCACAACTAATTGACTTCGTAGGTAATTTTGTATAGGGATTTGGCCAATACTGTAAGTTTAGCTTTAAACTTGTACAGTTGTcttcagatatatcagagcggctaaggtgctcccattatctgaacacgcctttattgtcagggcgttagagtgcgtgttaagttattgtgaacaccttggccgctccgatatatctgatgactgtatgtacctaccaaGCTCAGggtagaaaattttatatttgtaaaatattaagaaaatattCCCCGAACGAGACGGGCGCGTCACTAGTGAGACAGGGGCCTCAGTAGAATTATCGACACCTTCCCGTTCCAGCTCATTTGGCGGCGTCGGCAATTTACTTTGGTCCTAGCCCTCAATAGTAACGATGATTATTTCTGAGGTAAGATCTTGGCCAGCGAAATTAAATGTGGTATTTTacgttttagtaggtacctacttttaaggatgactcacgttagaccgggccgtagcTTCcgggcgcttacttttctatgacaggtgatcacgtgatgctttccatagaaaacgaagctccggaagctccggcccggacacggcccagtctaacgtgagtcatccttaaaggtcCTGTTGCTAAAATGGAAAGATGTAAGATGTCATTATATTTACacacttaaaaacaaaaaaagatcCCATCTGTACCCGAAAACTAAAGATCTtgaacaagtgtcaaaagtgacgtttttgtttgaagaaacgtcacttttgacacttgtttgacactgacatatccaatccatatcgtttcaatatctaatatttgacgtatcttaaagttcgaatatggctctTAGTCTCTAGTATTTTACTCACTAGCCCAATTTTGGCATCTTTTAATTTGTCGGGTATCAATACTTTCAGGGGTTCAATAACTTTGCCTTGCCTCcttttaaaacaaacatttgTTATTGATTTAAAAGTAGCCTAGAAGTCGGGCTTCTGAGTTTCTCTCGAATGCACTGTGCTCAGCTGAACATAAACAAGATAGAACACGTAGCGACGCGCGACGGGCACTTCACGTGTCCACGTCACGAGGTTTGTAAATGAAGCGTGTTTTTTTAGCGTGTGTTCTTGCGGGACATACGTAGGTACTTGAGGTGACAAGAAAGTACAAGAGCGAAATAGCTTGGGAAGCACGTTTCAATTAGTGTAGGTATATGACCTCAGCGGCAAGCGTGTAGCATGGTGTCAAGCGTAAAATTGATTTGTGCAGCGTGCAAAGGGGTCACTCGGCGTAGGTTGGAATTTGTTTTCTATGAACGCTGCACACATATAGTgtaccaaattttttattttatgtaccatGATGTGGTAGATAATCTAAGGTAACTCAGGTCTGACTTGAAAATCCAGAAATCACAATTGCTGCTGGTGCGGACTCGTAAGTATGACtcttctcttcttcttcttcctcacgttccggcattttgccacggctcatgggagcctggggtccgcttcgcAACTAAACCcagtaattgacgtgggcactagtttttacgaaagcgactgccatctgaccttccaacccagagggtaaactaggcccgtattgggattagtccggtttcctcacgatgttttccttcaccgaaaagcgactggtaaatatcaaatgatacttcgtacataagttccgaaaaactcattggtacgagccggggttcgaacccgcggcctccggattgcaagtcgcacgctcttaccgctaggccaccagcgcttctgtcACTCGGCGTACGTTGGAGTTTGTTTTCTATGAACGCTGCACACATATAGTGTacctaattttttaattttatgtgcCACGATGTGGTAGATACCTAATCTAAGGTAACTCAGGTCTGACTTGAAAATCCAGAAATCACAATTGCTGCTGGTGCGGACTCGTAAGTATGACTAAACAGAGTATATTGATTATTTAGGAATACCAATACAGTAATATTGTCGATTAGTAAGTATACAACTTAGTAACAACTAAATTATTCGATTTATGATACTCCATAGACAAAAGTTAGATAATTAGATTATATTTAATGATagccttttgtaccttttttaatcaaatgtaaaaatatattgtataattATGCAGATGTTCGTAGATGTTTTGAGAATTGAACGTACAAAAGAACAAAGAGGTGTAATTGCCAAGTGCGGTTTTTTTACACGGAAACATGCTACCTTTTACAAGAACGGGTAATTATTAGCAGAAAATAAATTGCTAGTAGACTACGGTTTATTTAAAAACGAATAAGAAACTACTTCTTTAATCCAGTGGGATCGGGACGGAGGACTTATTCCGCAGCACAGAAATAAACAAGAAAATAAAGTACTGTATCTGGGCTAGATACCACCCATCTTGTTACTTCTAAATGGTTCTATTACATTACTTAGGTTTTACTATGTACATTTATAGTacgaatactctttattgcatcTCCTTCCACAAATAGGTTAGCTTTTCTATTTTAACCgttgttttttaatacatttgttcctaggcagttgtcccaccgcaAGCGATGAGCTATAAGCGAGTAGAACGATAAACTAGAAACGAGTGGGCGAGCGGCGAGAAGCGAGTGTTAGCTTCAATAGTTTTGTCTCTCGGTTAATAGGCGAGTGTTCGAGTGCGACGGGCTATTACTCGCTTCACTCGCTCGGACAGTGCAGCCGAACATGCAGACGTCGCAGATTGGTCTCGCAGCTTGAGTTCAACTACCAAGCGAGCATCGCCGAGCGAGTACCGCTGAGCTAGTTTTATCTCATCGCTCTTATCTCGGCGACAAACTAGTAGAGCGAGTGTTTTCGCCGGCAGTGTGAACAGCCAGCTATgaactataaatatatgtatctctTTTACTAACACAGGATCCCTATCTTTTGTTCGTTTCTTGGGCGAGAAAATCGCCGATAGCTAATCGCTTACTCGCTCTTGATGGGACAACTGCCTAATGAAACAGGATCCACTACGTcattataaaaagaaacatcATGTCGCCTTCGGTGCGATACACGAGTATGTGTCTgtaaaatagacatctatattatattttatgtaaaattccAAAGCCATCATTATTGCTACATTGGAGATCCTAATACAAAAattcattttgtattttattttgtaaaaattaaattacctatatcGAACGACGTCTATAGACTCGTACTCATCAAAACTCATCATTATTTTggcgtaaatattattttcttgtcCAGGAGCCTGATTCAGATTTTGCAACTTGTTAGAGTTTTGAACTAGTTTTGATAAGACTTTGACGATGGTCTTGGTGACGCGCAACTCACGCACGATTTTCACTTAATTTCGCAGGCATTATTTGATCAACATTaccgatcttcaaggtcgtattaaAATATGGTTAAAATcgtaacaaattattaaatccGGGTTTACAGCCTTACACATAAGTAGTTTATCCTTTCCACTCATTGGAAAATGCAAATCGCAACGAAACAACATCGTCATCGTGAAAGATTGGACAGAAAGACAAATGAAAACGCAAGCACACATCGTTGTACGCTATTGTTCGCAAAGAGACGAGAAATGCTGCCTTTTTCCATTTTATTGGTCTATTTGTGGGCGCCCGGCTTGTCTCTACGCTCTCTGCTACTCCATTACCTACGCTCCTAATTACACCAACCACATACTAATTGAATAAAAACTCTGCATAATTAAGGAAGGGAGCGGTGCGTCGGTCGGTCGCTGGGAGTTTTGCTTTGGTTTTTATGGTTTTTGTAAATTGAGTAActtttagtgatgggtaggacatcaatttaaaatgagtttgtatgaggacctcattttctaaaatgaggtgttacaatgtcttacttctaatgaggtgaggtactagcatattttcagcgtcgactattccattaattccaacagcgacattttttttaatgtatattcatttttatgtattcatcacttcctttataaataaataaataaatagtaatatttaattggagtgcaattctggaggttaagaatagaacttttaggagaaagataattttagaattaaactaagaacaaagtacctacataccacATAGCAGCTTAATTTGCTGCTTTTATGAAACTTGTTCTAATTTAGCACTTTTTTATTGTTAGATTGTTTAGTCCTCCTCCTTGCAACTTGATATAATTTTAAGTATGAtaatcactagcgacccgcaacggattttgatgcggtttttttttaatagatagagtgattttgtgatgcgcgcgagtaaatgagtaaaatgaatagaggagtgaagtaagacatttttgcggtacgaagtactgcgacaaattaacaaaatgagtggtacaaatgaggtgcctcacgagtgagcgactcaacactagtaactttgtaattttcttacattgatttattattttaatacactGCATTTTTAACACACAATCACATATCTATTTTCgtcgttttaaataaaaactaaaaatacagaaaattacatAAACGTAAAGTTTTGACTGAGCAGTCAGCACCGCATAcctatttgttttgttattttggtaTCTTAATAACTATCTTATTTCAATTGTACCTGTGTGACCTGTAAAATagtttttaccaataaagaaactaaactaaactatcaTGTTTTGCCTTGTACACAAAatatactacctacctacaaagtATTACTACCCATCCCGCTCGTCATGATTATGTCGTTGTTTACTAATCGTGGtcacttattatttttttactatttactGATCGGCGGCACTTAGGTATGTGTAGTAGGTATTAAGAAGACTGTTTAAACAAGTAGGTTTGGCAGAAGGTTAGCATTTAAAACAGTAAtgaacaagttttattcataGCAGTAATAACAATAGGTAtaacaatcgccatcagatatatcggagcggccaacgcgctcacaaatatctgaccacacctctattgtcaaggcgctaaagtgcgtgttcagatatttttgagcacctcgggcgctccgatatatctgatagcgactgtacgtATCTGATGGAATGGAACCATTTCAGAGGGAAGGTAAACTACAaaactaaatattaaatagacatttaaaactttatgtTTGTTTAGGCCTCAGTTATTCCAGTGACATACTTATACAAACTAATCATCCTCTGTAAATAACCTCCAGCAGAAGTCCATTAAATTCAGGTCCCTAATTTGGGAAGGGTTAGGAATTAAGTGTTTTACCTATTACCTAGGTCGGCAGAGATAGTTATTTAATTCAGAAATCAATCGACTCCAAATACAAATCGGAACCCGTATGACCTAGGAAGAGTAGCAATTAAtgctatttaatattttatttttgcattattattataataggcagagatggcgggacgactttgacgccttccttaacaactggccggaagaagcgctgaatcgggagtcatggagaaccaggggagaggcctttgcgcagcagtgggacacacaaataggctaagaaagaaaaaaaatatataataggaTTACAAatttagtgcataattgtttgccatcgtattttctttttAACCTGTATGTTCTGCAGTTCCTTTTTAGTTGTAGGTTAATTAgtgaatataaatatgtaaatactaacattagttattaggtacttatttagctTAAGATAAAGTAACAAATTCTATGGATTGTTATgatctgaaataaacgattatttgttttaataatccTTATCCTATTTGATTATTTCGATAGTCGAATTTTGCGTgtattgtaaaatataaatacttagaacAATATAAAAGTAACGGAAAATAGACTTCCGTATCACTGATTCAAGCGCGTTTCAGTTGCTTTTTGATTTCACTCAAGAAATTCACTTCATTCGAGTGTAATGAAGCTTATTTTGCCCTCATACTTACCTATGCCCAAAAGCGGTATCTCAAAAACGAATGATTTtgaaaattgaattttaaaataaagattataagGTATATGTTTGCATTTAATTCTGATTtaccgctaattggcttaaTATTATGGAATACCTACGGGTATTGGattatctttgttttatttttattgaatattgGTGGGTGCTTTAGATTGGTTTGGAAATTTCTGAATACAGAAAGATCTTAGCCAATTAAATTGACACGCCGTACCTACCGTTTTCAGAAGAATTCCTTTCGAATTTTAACACATTTtctgccagcgacccgctaggcgaGTTCTATGTTCGTAGATGCTTATCGACGCGCTTcacgctggcactgaatgtgttaaggaaaTTTCTTGGGATATTTACTGTCGGGGTTTTCAAAAATTTTGTTGTGCCAATTTTAGGGATGTTCTCTAAGTAAATTTAAGGatacagttttatttatacatgCTAAAAATATCCCGACCCTTATCCC encodes:
- the LOC134650501 gene encoding uncharacterized protein LOC134650501 — protein: MGVTNRSPSGDRRAEMERQQLEQQREAQAAAAATRAAAGGGAPRSEQTRPTDDREDTPQSVLLMPRTPRRAPERLARGQEPGPSAPLPDPGAASLPGSPARADAILTLNHEPRAAPPSSAPVLKERRRSSRASVASRTSIVELRRQIAQQESQRKLIEISRRELQIERELLELDHQIELSQLEIERKETGSSSSNKSMVNITINDWLEENHTNVNVSDNNETSPDADGGGPRASAPRPPRHAVPTFAHAPRAEAERARPAQPARPPLESTPGTRRVRTPPARPVEVRDRTCERRQYEVCNNKVQCADYCRCSSREQSSGATASLEQVMTQLVALNSRPTSSKQVWDLPIFTGLPSEWITFYTAYTESSSRYKFTNWENLSRLRHCLKGEARDCVLHMLASSADPELILRVLKKNFGRSDLLIDKALNELRKLPNLGPSAVDLNDFAIKVVNIVTTLASLDRRAYANNPFLIREITERLSPHVRSRWCEYAEDKLEEAESELTLMVNFLLDISDKELQYSHARGGGIRRGAPAPSREDARGGRRPPASNQLSSGGAVRKYYNNNSNRVQTYTTDKTEPCLCCGAVHPATECRRVLGMSVAARWEWAKNNKICFKCLNRKHRRGSCKAGMCGEQGCQHPHHRLLHNESTLLRRELQSSRRDEAASAMLASAPIEPERAQREHTLMMAERLERERAPPAHHFVLNTEHQEPSDVLLKVIPILLSGPTGEIKCYALCDDGSTISLCEESLASAVGAVGVDAPLHINGIGPMTSIEPSRRVTVQIRGLTEGHTHLVQLRTVKDLGINSQQVPRTLIDRYKHLRGLREATYDTATPRVLIGSDNWHMILPLETRVGARNEPAAVKIDLGWVIYGRAPQTPRRAERVLHLSQASERDGELNKQLQRYFEIDSLGIKLIDKVRPQDERAQRLFNDTVKQVSTPEGPRYEVGQLWRDDDPRLPPSYNMALTRLRGIERKMDRDPSFAAKYTAQVDNLLNKGYAERVSEPGPDPGSYYLPHFSVTNPNKPKKIRLVFDAAALNQGQSLNDFILEGPDMLQSLIGIMLRFREGAFAVTADVEEMFLRVQIREEDRNSQMFLWRAARRSGAPDVYRMKSMVFGIASSPFLAHSVRNYNAYAQENRYPRALEDIVRNHYMDDYVSSYENEADAIACAEEVSACHQQAGFHLRGWSSNSTLLIERIPEELRADTHTPTPIGDKEQKVLGLTWDARTDHLGFNTTMIRVPSEVKELKRAPTKRETLSAIMSIYDPLGIISYFSITVKIQLQRLWSLGLDWNAPLPPDECEEFQTWLRALEHVGGLRIPRHYGPMEMVRRTLHIFVDASSQAYAAVAYWRIERRGEVYVTLIAAKAKVGPTRSISIPRAELQSALIGARLKKTILEQHRYEVAEVVMWSDSRTTLHWVRENARRYSAYVSHRLGEIAELTEPEQWRWVPTRQNVADDATRADSTREFDITHRWFQGPAFLRLPATEWPQEPSYQPEPELEVLEVKQCLASREAASPPLPDVSRFSSYDRLLGATARMLQFIDNLKSKTKMNLQTKHILAAERLLLQRAQNEDFADELRSLRRGEPLTKGSALFELDPELAADNVLRMRGRIDAAPVPINKRPAILHGRNRLARLIIFRMHRRAAHANNERVVNDVRQEYWILRLRPTVRAIASACQLCRIRRANPRAPPMGDLPLSRIEPFCRPFTNTGVDLFGHITVTIGRRHEKRWVALYTCLTTRAVHLELVHSLSTDSAIMSLRRMAARRGWPHTMWSDNGTNFRGATAELRAAYEEWLPALQQYGLQYRMDWRFIPPGAPNQGGAWERMVRSVKTALMATLHSRAPKEEVLATLLAEAEACVNARPLTHVSVDPRDPEALTPNHFLLNGPTGTPLTGPCGEVNRRAWKVSQALADSFWRRWVREILPTLAPRRSSATGERPLAVGDLVIVVDPSLPRNVWPRGVVERVYPGPDGGVRSAEVRTKGGVFRRPTTRLAVLPVDPEST